DNA sequence from the Terriglobales bacterium genome:
GGATGTACACACGATGCTCGCGAGCGCCCTCGGCTGCAATCTGGCCTGGGGAATCATTGATGCGATGCTGTATTGCATGGGCCGCGGGGCCGAGAAGGGCCGCGGTCTCATAGTTTATCGCGCCGTGCTCAAAGCCACGGACCCAGAGCGGGCACACCGCCTCATCGCCGACGCGTTGCCGTCGGTGGTCGCATCCGTCCTCCAGCCGGCGGAGCTGGAATCCATCCACCAGCGTTTGAAGCAACTCCCCGAGCCGCCCGAGCATGTGCGCCTCCGGAAGGAAGATTGGCTGGCGGGGCTCTGGGTGTTCCTGTGGGTGGTCCTCAGCATGTTTCCCCTGGCGATACCGTTTATTTTCATGCACGACGCCGCGGCGGCCCTGCACGTCTCCAACGCCATCGCCATCGTGATGCTGTTCGGGATGGGCTATGCCTACGGGCGCCTCACCCTGCGCAACCCGTGGTCCAGGGGGATTGCCATGGTCATCGTCGGGCTCGCGCTCGTGGCTCTCACCAAGGCG
Encoded proteins:
- a CDS encoding VIT1/CCC1 transporter family protein, with protein sequence MSDDPVKFTRPVLEPSERIAEVLFGLIMFLTITGSLRVAAASPEDVHTMLASALGCNLAWGIIDAMLYCMGRGAEKGRGLIVYRAVLKATDPERAHRLIADALPSVVASVLQPAELESIHQRLKQLPEPPEHVRLRKEDWLAGLWVFLWVVLSMFPLAIPFIFMHDAAAALHVSNAIAIVMLFGMGYAYGRLTLRNPWSRGIAMVIVGLALVALTKALGG